TTGTACTCAATCAAAggttgaaatttattttttagatgtcatttaaaattcttaatataCCATCCTTCATTAAAAAAGCAGTTTGGAtgacttcttgttttttgttttcacattacAAAATAACACCTAgtgtagttttgaaagtccctaatttcctgttagattacctaccacactacttggtaacttattccacatGGCTTGGTTTTATTTCTGAGGAAAATTTAAAACACGCCTTCATTGTCTTTTTCCTTTATTGCTCATATTAGTAACTTtttgttatttgatattttagcATTGGCTAAAAGTATTTATGCatcaaatgattacatttttaagttAGAAAGTAagctattgttgttttctttgttaacaTAATTGTTTTTGACTTGCAGGTTTTCTCCTGCTTTCAAGCAGAGTCCTGTGCCACTTGCCCAGGtatattttgtgctttatgattAGAGACAAGGACAGAACGAAACTGACATGAAGATGGCAGATGCTGTAAAAACTGAAGATCTTGTGGATTCTGAAACGCCACCAGAGGTTGCTGTTGATTCTGGAGTGGAGAGAACTGGAGGAACAGAAGTCCTTAAAACTGAGACCTCTAGTTCAGAAAAGGGAGAATCTCCCATCCAAAATGATCCAGGTCTTCTTTCTTCTATGCCTTGCCTACTAATGGAGTTGAAACGTGACTCTCCAGAGTCACAGCAGGCTTCTacagaaagtgaaaaacaaatttcTGGAAAAGCCTATGAAAGTGACTCCTCTAATCCCTGCATGTTATCTCCTTCTTCCAGTGGCCACTTGGCTGACTCTGACACACTGTCTTCAGCAGAAGATGAGGTCTCTAGAATTGGAACATCTTCTATAGCAGAGGGAGGTGATCCTAACTCAGAGACTGGAGGAGTAACTGTGTCAGGAGCTAGAAAGTCCAGACGTTCCCGATCTGAAAGTGAGATGTCTTCTGTTGTTATGGCAGCCAAAAAGAATCGCTGGCAGGTTACAGGGAGTGAAAAGCAAAATGGGCGACTAGCCAAAGTCAAGGGACAACGGAGTCAGAAACACAAAGAGAGGATACGCTTACTGAGACAAAAGAGAGAAGCAGCTGCCCGTAAAAAATACAATCTGCTTCAGGATAGTAGCACGAGTGACAGTGACCTGACCTGTGATTCTACCACTAGTAGTTCTGATGATGATGAGGAAGAAgcatcaggaagcagcaagacaATCACTGCTGATATACCAGGTAGTTTCAAACATAGCTGAATTTGTTGTACAGAAGTTGCATGCATTGCACTTTTTGCTCTTGTTAATACCTTGGGCTTCTTAgcttttaagatttttaatttcATCGTATAATTTACATCAAAATAAACAGCCCCACCTACATTTGCCTTTGCCATTTTCCTcccctgctttaatttgtcttttgcATAATTTTTGAAATGgttgattacatttttaatttgtaaattagtAGACAAAGTAATCTATgccttttaaaagcaaaaaatgccAACCAGATTTTAAgaattaaataattcataaatcacattaatacccactttctaaaatgtttttaatgtcaaAACAATGTGTATAATTTTACATGTTGTAAGTTTTCATTCTAGTAAGACTGTGTGAGATCCTTAAGACAGATGTACTGTAACTATTTAGTATTAGCTATTTTTTATGCATTCTGTGATACTTTAACTTTGTTTGTAAATCTTAACAGTGCATGTTTCCCATTCATGCTTTAACTCTTTATCTTATTGAGAAACTATCCCTCTGGCATTGGTTGAATGATGCATTATCACCACCactttttgcatttgtttaaaatgcttcTTTATGTTTGATGCTAGGAACAGATTCCCTTTAATGATAATTTGCTTCAGAGATTTACAAGTGTTGATTCTATACAGCTACTTTGTATATTAAAAGAAGTtctgacagaaaatgacaaagtATGAACAATATAAATGATGCAAAGTCagtattgtaattttatttaaaaatcaccaGTTTCTTTCTGTGGAAGGTATGTTTATTGCAATTTGGCAGGCCAGGTGTTTCATACCTCAAGATAtcaaccaaaatattttttacttgttcTGATCCTTAAATGGTTACATGTTTTAATCAAAGACTGACTGATAtcaaatagattaaataaaaaattataactgGATTGTAAATTGGAAAGCTGTACAAGGTGAATGCGGAGTTGGAGAGTGACATTTCACGTCTACCCAAAACGTATGATGTATATTGATAGAAGCCTTTTGAAGCTCCTTAATGATGTAAGTTGTCATTACTTAAGTTACAGAAAATTGTCTATGACCAGCTAAAAGAATGTGATGCAGATATAATCAAACATTAACATGTCCTTGAAGTAAGTCACACTGTAAAATCTTTTGTgttttaaacgaaattatatctGAGGGTTTTCCTTTGTAAAGCAGTTAATAACTTTCTTGTTTACCAAaaccaatttattttttcttgggtAATAAACCTGTTGCCTCTTAATGGCATTAATCCACTGAAATAACTGGAGCATgagcaagtgatttttttttttttggttttgagccCAGTTTaccaaaatgattgatgaattccTTTAAGATTTGACAGATTTATttgaaatgtctttgtacagtAAGGCCTCCTTTGTCCTTGAACTGCTGTCACCAGGAAGgctgggtcttttaatttataataaattacaattaaaaattcGTAATATGGAATTCTCATGCCCCTTAGTTCTTACTTCCTTTAACCGTTGCACCCTGATTGCCTTAATTTTATGGTTCACTATCACCAAACCAAAAGAAATCTTAATTACACCCACTTTAACCATAACCTCAGGGACTGTACAGCTCACAGGATAGTGTTAATCTTTTATTGTGTGTGGTGATAAAAGTGCAAGCCCCAGGCTGCTGACCaactttatttttgttgtgtttattttggaaaaattctgaaatttgcattattttcttaattgaatattttgcatacattttcaatCTGCTTTAATGATATAGTTACccagatttcaaaattctacagttTTGTCCTTGCCTGTAATGTAATTGGATGAGTTTTGTTCACATCTGTGTGAGAATGCCACAAAGGCACAGTGTTTAGAGATTGAATGCCGGGAACTTTCTTCATCATTGTCTCTATGGAGTTTGAATTCTGTCGTGTTTTGTGGCATTTCTGTTTTAATAGTGAAATGGACAAATTATTGCACAGAGACATGTGAAAAGGGATTGCACATTGGGGTAAAGGTTAAGAGTCTCTTCcttgttaaattaagttaatgggTTAAGCTTAACAGAGGTAAAAAGATATGTTTGCTTCAGTTCAGAGTTTGGAGGGTGTACAGGATATAGATGTCATGCTACAGTCTGTTAAAAAGGTGGATGGGTGGGAGGATTAATTGGCTATTTTTGCCAAAGTGCAGACTGCACACTTCACTTTTCACTGCACATTTGCACTCGCAACTTGTGTgctcatgtctttttttttttttagttgtgtttaagaaaataaaagaataatgcTTTACACTTAGTGTTACAATAAGTGTCATTTATTTTACTGGGGAAATACTGATTATCTGATATAATGCACATCCTACAGACTAGGGATGGGCATTATGACCAatattctatatcacggtatttttctaaattatcccggtttcacggtattcaacggtattttttttccccatgcatgagtggatgttaaccacattttccactgcaattactggctaagaataacctattccactgtcaagagtattgtacattgtacaaaaaaaacattttaatgtgcacacaagtattaatacagttttgcattgccccataaagtgatagttttcaaggggtggcactaatggagaaggtatcacattgcatgacagatgcagtcaaaataaagATCCTTTttgttgaacaaattttgcaaaaacaagctatcattttgacaacatattttcaaccatacaaagaggcatttagacttagttaaatatccagaagtgcttgtcaaaaattgtattgcaccgaataggtcttagaaaaggaataaatagtaagtattttttgtaaaccaactacactttctgttaatgttaacaatctctgtccactgacacattaaagtgactttttaaacaactttatcatcattaaactgcataatatttaaactaataaataataacaataaaataaataatagtattattactgatagttgcactattacttcaagacttcaagcccaggtgcattacatagtattcaccaaattaaaataaaataaaacaagtgcaacttggtgatgacatctttaccaactgaaccatcatttaggcaaactgcattaatatggaccttgcttcaagctaagctatactgggaagaaaaaacaaactatatgtcgagaacaaagtcaacatttccactttattctcgctgtttatgttgagattaaagtcgacatttccactttattctcatagttcacttcataattaaagtagaatgtaaaactaaacttcttcctaaaatcaatgtttaatcaattacttaatttaccccgtcataaattaatgcagcacattaaatgctttgttacgTTCCCCGACCAagtggttaatcactacgcttcttaaactaaCTTGCTCCGcactaagagaagacagcaatcaccatacagaatccattcacttcatgatattcctgctttctgaaaatttagaatgctaagataaatacttgatatcattttcatgatgaaatgcattaaagcaggtattacacatgcacgctagtgaggcggtagtgctgctccctcgcagtaaagGGGGTACcctggtgtatgttcagtgtagagaactttatggcaagtgtgacgaggctccaaaaaactggatgtatgaatagctatcgcacaggtttaacttaaatattgtgcataTGTTGGGTTTCTGATAtgctggtcggagacacaaacacagaatttaatgaatgttcttctgagcgggctatctttattgcatgcatgctgtctctatctgacgtaccaaaaaccccctttttccttccattttctttcaccatataaccaatcaccacacgataaacgtctttgtgaaattaaaactagttataaacttagcccacggattgttcagaactttaaaaatatctttgttatacatgtttaattatgccatccattcagagttgcgcccatctctgaacgagtcgccagcacatcgcagaatgaatacaagcaaaacatacactagcagggtcaatatagcacaataaaaccccacatcctacatgactttgaaaggaaactaaagcatgctgagtaaacccaccagaaaaacatacaaatgcAAGGTAAGCATGCCGccgtgcccccatatgattaatgcatgctttaatgcatttcaccatgaaaattatattaagtatttatcttaacattctaaatgttcaaacagcaggaagatcatgaagttaatgtattctgtgcggcgatcgctgccggcgcctcctcttagtgcaagaagaagtcagtttaagaatcacttaacacaaagcatttaatgtgctatataacttatgacggggtttgagaaaatctagtaaatgaaataatcattttacgatgaagtttagtttacgatggtctactttaatgacaaattacgagaataaagccaacatgtcgtcacactattacacagtacccaggtacattacactgtattgaaaacaagtaaaacaagtacagtacaacttgacttgcagtattatccagtagtatagaaacagtatttacacatctgaccttttaaaactaaagttatctccaggTAACGGACATGACtccttttttttggcaaaagttcttctgttcatcatgttcaactttacttttagtaaAGTTTCGGAATGCTCTCTGTTCATTTTCACCGTGCGGTGCTACCgcccactatttggtggtgtagcagtgaaaaagagccctagtgcaacaaatctgtgtttagcggtgtagcagtgaaaaaggtccccacttgaacagtttcccactgTACCgcgttccgaacgttgtttaggcactttaaaccggtgttgcggtataagaaaaatcgatatcataaaaaaaataaacggttttcggtatgaaccggtataccgcccagcactactacAGACCATTGCTCTGTAATTAAATTGGTGTTAACATTTTGGGAAGCACACTGCAAAagggataacaacaacaacatttattatggTACTAGTTCTTCCATTCTTGCCTTTTGCAAGATCAAACAGAATTGGTTACAGGAAGAAAATGCTGTCAAATCTTGGAATGGTCAATGCATGTCGTTCTGCAATCATTACGATTTAAGTTGTACTGTCacacagaaaatattttgtaaaagtcaTACATGGCACCTGGGAACAATTCCAGGTTATGCATCTTGGAAATTTACTGGGACCCATACTAGTGAAACTTTGCAGTCTTCCTATGATGTTGGGTTTCACTCATTAGGCAATCATTTGATGATTAAATTTTCTCAATTTTTGTCTCCGGAAATATGTGTGTGATTATAGTTGATTAAATGTtggcatttgttttgtttatgtttgttaCTTTACTACAAAAGGGATATGTCCGGCAAACATCATGAATTGAAAAATGGGATCCAAATGTGTGATACAAATAGGGCTCAACTAAGTATGCTgttccattttgcctttttggaAGGCTAATGGAATCTGTTTTTACCTAATAAATACTACTGCCTAGAACTTCAGGACAATGTCTGGTGGTAGCTGGGTTCAACAGTTTACCCCCTGGCATATACTGAGAGCATCTGccttaattaattatatatacagttcACACTATCAGATAGCCTACCTTAGAAAATAACCTTCAGAGGCTCCTGGATGATGCTTTTTTCTTATGGTTGGTTCTCTGTTTTGAATGTTGTTGTATGTATTTAAAGATATTCATGTTTTATATGCTTTATCTCTCAGTTTTATTGCTCTTGCAGCAACTTGGTAAAATGCCCATAATTTGTACTAGATCTCAATGTAGGAAATTGCCAGTTTGACTTTCTAGGAATTCTTAACCTGGTTTGGTCCCACATGCATAGGAATTTACTGGTAAATCCTAAAGCAAACACCAtgtgcaaactttttttttttccaacattgtaaaataagaaaaaaatcatgtgCACGCGATATGGTTTACCTAAGCCTCAATTTACAGTTAATTCATGCTTATGACCAACTGAATACTAAGTGTGTTTCTGAAAtggttttaaattatattttctcgTAATGTTTGTGTGTAGTAGTTGGTAATTATTTCTAGGTTGATGTTGCACTTTAGAAATAGACATTAATTTGGCAGAAGTACAGCAGTTACTAGATGATTTGTGTATTCTGTGTTCTGAATTTTGTCTGAAatgtttgaaaactttttttttttttaatttgcagagaatcttttacttttttgtaatgcACACTAATAGCTGTAGGTAGTATTTTAAATACTGTTTCTCATTTCTGTATATGGTTGTGGGAAACTCGAGGAGGGTTTTTATAAAACCATGTGAGTTTTCCTGggagtattaaaaaaaagtttgtgttttcattttcttcttgacATTTCCATTGCATTTAACCTAATTGTCATAAACAATTTAGCAGTATGAAGCAGTCATATAGGCATCATACCAAATAATGTTGATTCAAACTAACTAGAATGTTAAGAATATAACATCTAATGGTTCAACGTTCTGAGGTAGTGtcttttttgatttgttatttagTTAGTAAATTGCACTGAGCTGAAGTGGGTATAAGTACATCATACTCTGTACAATTTAAACTCTGTGGGTCTCTGTTCTTTTCTCTATAACCTGGGGTACTGAGAATCTAATGTTTCGCTATTGGAAGAGCTAAGCCTTTTAAATGTTGCATTATaagaataaggcagtggttcatCATTATTTGGTAGATATCTTATGTAAGACCAGAGCaacttgccaaaaaaaaaaacaaattgcattgAAAAAGATTAACAGGAAAGTGCACATTTAGACAATAGATAACAAAATTTTACAGCAGAGCAGTTGAACCCTAGCCTTATTGTTAGACACAATGCTAAATGAAAACCAGTACTCTAACATCATCAGCTGCCTGAATAGTTGATAGAATTATTAATTGTTACAGGGTTGGACAGTTTGGTATTCCGGACACCTGGGGCTTCCAGTTTTTAATTCCAGACAGCTCAATGTTTGACTGTCAAAGCCCAATGACTACCAGATTTTTTGGATTTTGGTCAAATGTGTTATTTTCCTAATCAAAATTAGTCTGATTAAAAGTAAAGACTCAGTTCTTCATGTTCGATCTTAGCTAGGTGTCACTTTTAAAGGTAGTTGCTTATATTGTGCCAGACTGCTATAACCAGTATTTCACTGGCATTCACCCACTAGGGAGCAAAATTGCCAAGCAAGTCTATAACAAGGAAGAGAAACAATTGTATTAGGTTTAGACTACTATGTTTTACAAACTGGTATCCCAGCACACTACCATATGGATTTATAATTTGTCCACCTGTTTCTATAAACCTTGGAAGGGGCTGAGAGACATAAGCACTAAAATACTTTAAGAAGAATGTTTAATAAGCATTTGACAGatttttcagagagctgtaatgttaACAATTTCGTAAGTATAATCAAAGCAAGAGGGACAAAGCACTTAATGTTTTGCTAGTGCTATGTTTGTGCCAGTCCTGAGTGGTCAGTTTAACACAGCATGAAGTGCAAGTCTGGCCTGAAAAATTCAAATAACTCAGAAGAGTCAAAGTTGCAAATGAtagtaaaaatagaaaataaaagacttttGAAAAAAAGGTGGATGGtataacactgcaagattttTCTCTGATGGCTAGTTAACAGAGAATTTTTATTTGGTTGTTTAAAATCAGTGTTATCTGAAGAAAGTGTGAAACTTTAATAAATGCAGTATCTGATTGCAAAAACAGCCTATTAATTGGAACACCTCTTTTTAATATACTGCATTCAGACATTTGTAGTCAATGATTATAGTATACATTAACTATGTTCAGTTGTGCTTATTACAGTGCTTTTTTTATCCACATTACCCTCCTATTTCCTCTGTAAAGACTGGAGGTTTTACTGATGTAATCTGCCATTTCCCAAGGCCTTTTTGAAAGTGTATCATAGCTGTCCTGCTTTGTTTTCAGGTATATATAAGCTGATTCAGACTTGgtttcaaatgttttgttttcataaaatatCCACATGAAACCgatttgaataaaagtacatttatctttaacactagaacaTTTTGGTAAAAAGTggtgaattaaattaaaatctgttaCTTTGCTTCTGGTttgataattttaataaaagtattaaaTCAGCGCACAttaagtattaaattaaatagaaaagtattatttttatatttgtacaaCATGGCCAAATTCAAAATTGTTTGCCAGAGAAGTTTGAAGTATGTTAAGTCAAAGTATGTTAGACATATTATTCCTGACagttttttgcttttgtgttttttttttttttttttttttaccattggtTATTAAGCTACATAAAACTTGAAGTTTATTGCTACTTTCATTTCTGTGGCTTTGTATTGGAAAAGAGTAGCTAAGAAAAACAGTCTGAATGAGTGTTTTTGCAGGATCCATAGTTAAGTAGTTGTGGCTTTTCATGCCATCACGGTGTCTTTTCTAGCTCTTCTTTGATTTTCGTAGACCTCTGAACTGAGTGTAAAACAAGAAACAGCACTGGGCAGGATGTGCCACATAATTACAAAGcagttgaacacacacacacccacgctcACTCACACTTGCCCAATTACAAGTAACCCACTGACTTGTAGTGTGCTGTTTTGCATGACTTTGACAGTGGGAGAATTCCGTAAGAAACTCAAGCAGCAGGTCTTGGGTTTTCTCCCCAATAGCATCCAGAGTATCAGTATTTAATGAGCCATCCATCTAGTATGAACTAGTGTTTTAAGTGGATTAAACATTttggtaatggatggataaatcacaATGTTTGTAAATATAACAGATCTTTAAAACCTTTTAAGTCCAGTATGTCCAGTACTTTGAGAAAAGTGATTTTCATGTTATGACACCAGTACAGATTATGCAATAACTCATGATTAGTTGTTGCCTAATGGGGGCTGGGCGGACTATTGGctctggaaaccctgcagattttatttttttctccaaacttaactggagtttttttgttttttctatcctttTAGATATCAGACGTTACCTTGTTGTGTTGTttgttctttaatattattgcatattttttaatttttttcttcttgtaactttatcttgtaaagcactttgggctacattgctgtatgaaaatgtggtatataaataaaggttgttgtctATGCATATTCATTGAACAGGTCAACTCTCCTTATCTTATTATGGTCTTTTAAACACTGTCATTTGACAGCAATGTTAAACCCTAAGTTGATTTTCTTAGAATAATGTTCAGAGTAGTATCAAACAGAAACTTTAGGGGCTTTACAAAGCGCCCCAACACACTTTTGTGCTtgttttaaatatcaaataattaactgaaataaaaagtCACTTGAGAATTGCTAGTACAGATACCTACCTTCCTCACTAAACTATATAGAGTGATCTGTATCGTGGTTCAGCTATTGCGCCCCCGCTATATTGtggaaaaattcaataagtacatcctacctgtagagtactttgcagccaattcataattcaatagaatttatttttgtatagcccaaaatcacacaaggagtgctgcaatgggttttaacaggccctgcctcttgactgccccccagccttgactctctaagaagacaaggtaaaactcccaaaaaaaccccagtagggaaaaaatggaaaaaacctcaggaaaggcagctcaaagagagacccctttcctggtaggttgggtgtgcagtgggtgtcataacaAAACATacggttttcagcagtcactatggtagacaaagagtttcacattacagtacccagatgatttcttacaaggcccgttattggctgaaagaggagactaAACCAATCGGAgcgggattttcattctcttgggctctgattggctgctgctaacatGGTGTTCTCTTGCAAGAACAGTGACTCTGGGTCCCCGATGCATCTCCGTTCTCTGCGTATCGCATACCTTTGCCTGTGGTccgattgttgtgagcaaactttttgtgaTCTCTTttcttacacctcacttttaaaacagctgttccaacattaaaaggaagacatgctggtggctcaattactttataacctgggaaaggaagactgaatcgacacctcaggctattgattgttttatggatggacatctgggacaacaatttggtttacagtatGGGAAAAATGGAcatgaggcaatatcaaagaactttattatctgggaaagagtttgagcaaaattcatcaaATCAAATTGACAGCCAGCCATTCAGGTTCATATGTTGGGAAACcatggcatgacatttcataataaatatgcctcattttgaaagcaacgtcagaagacagagaagaagaaagcacaagagaagaagaaattagaggaggaggagaagaagaagaaaaacagacgAAGACGGCAGTGGTCGTCTGAAAAGcgtcatgaacatcgattgctaaatcaaacgcctccctgggacattcatccttgtcatctctacctTTTTTTTGTAAGCGTttcctaaagactatatatattcagactttcctatcagtacctgtTTTCTactattctttgttccagtggtattattattcttgtaataaataccatgctgcttttaactttctctgcttttttttttaatgtctagagtgattgaattagattagatttctttgagcacctggtgtagtcagattttttttgtcattatttctgTATTGCTAgattataaggctgagagtgagggcgcCACTCAATAGTTAGGGACAGTGCGAAAAGAAGgtgttcttggctgataaatggcctatagtcaagagtgctgagtctttgtatgtttaaatgtattcttgtaggccaaaagtaatatttaggtctgagatatcactaaaacatcatatgttgttcgtgccgattataagtaagtctcttgaagtgccgAGTAACACAGCCTGTCATTCCTAAAGCACTTGCGTGGTTTAAAGCGCTAAGGGTTAATCTGCATGGTGTCATTCATGGGggactgttgtggttagggtctgtgtgtatgcatatagctatgtatgtgtgtgttcatcttaaagtgcaacagtagaccaacccgataatgaACTTGACGAGATCACTTACCCTTCAGGTAACAGGTAAAGGGGAAGTAGaaggaaataccacgataatacaataagtttacatgtgtttaaagcatgtgggaggagtattttaaggcttaaactataaaaaaaatgttttgtttatatggtctttctatatcgcagaCATTCACCTATCGCTAATGGGTCTTGAACATAACTTCAGCGATAGGTGGGGGattactgtgtatgtgtatatacatataatacacacacacacacttaactgTGTAAGCAGCACAGGATCCTAAAAGTATTGAAATAGTCAGAaccactctgggcatctctctcctaggaagaTTTGTGTAGCCGACATGCTCGAATTTTTTGTGCATTAGGAGCTAAGCGACTTTcttaggaggttttgttttgccggtgtgctggcctcacttgcgtatactcggagctggagcccttaccctgactctaCCTCTATCTTCCGGGCTTAACAGAGGCGCACACTTCCaaatgtagacgtttatatataagatatatatggCTGTTCGAGTCACAAAGGGGCGCAGTGCTGCTCAAACAttaagaatgctggcagtcacctccagttcgtcCAATGGTGATCGTTCCGAGAGTCAACTGGATGATAGCCTACATACAGGAATGCAAGATCAccccccccaccctacccagaagaggGTGGGTTAAGGTTGAtatcaccctacagtatttttagttaaccaatgaggaacatgtgtaccaagtttcatgaaaatcgctctagCTGTtaggaagtgatgctggaacatgcaTGCACGCATACATACACaaattgacatatatatatatatatatatatggtaatccctcctcgatcg
This genomic window from Polypterus senegalus isolate Bchr_013 chromosome 4, ASM1683550v1, whole genome shotgun sequence contains:
- the c4h18orf25 gene encoding uncharacterized protein C18orf25 homolog isoform X2, whose product is MKMADAVKTEDLVDSETPPEVAVDSGVERTGGTEVLKTETSSSEKGESPIQNDPGLLSSMPCLLMELKRDSPESQQASTESEKQISGKAYESDSSNPCMLSPSSSGHLADSDTLSSAEDEVSRIGTSSIAEGGDPNSETGGVTVSGARKSRRSRSESEMSSVVMAAKKNRWQVTGSEKQNGRLAKVKGQRSQKHKERIRLLRQKREAAARKKYNLLQDSSTSDSDLTCDSTTSSSDDDEEEASGSSKTITADIPAGFNRAEGTAGVTSQIQGLLDSGASWDRNCIGNVLEEAMNRFAVMQRQTEERFRMWMEKLTRLDTDEDIKQPSESHEPKLQIVSPKVSPTSPSSTILHMSSSHLHTPQNCTPYITSRQTVDIDAFPLNNNPPTTFSENGNAACEDLNHSNL
- the c4h18orf25 gene encoding uncharacterized protein C18orf25 homolog isoform X1; this encodes MKMADAVKTEDLVDSETPPEVAVDSGVERTGGTEVLKTETSSSEKGESPIQNDPGLLSSMPCLLMELKRDSPESQQASTESEKQISGKAYESDSSNPCMLSPSSSGHLADSDTLSSAEDEVSRIGTSSIAEGGDPNSETGGVTVSGARKSRRSRSESEMSSVVMAAKKNRWQVTGSEKQNGRLAKVKGQRSQKHKERIRLLRQKREAAARKKYNLLQDSSTSDSDLTCDSTTSSSDDDEEEASGSSKTITADIPDGPPVIAHYDISDTNSEPDIVNVENLLAAAVAQELKTNRTRELAGNSWESKGSLGSSMETGCLEGEFTTGDQSICGPLKIKEEINIASSDSEVEIVEVQENARCIHPRGGVIQSISSWKHTPVSQYNSTRQSHLWTAVSTQSNWASPPEVVDLTLDEDARRKYLL
- the c4h18orf25 gene encoding uncharacterized protein C18orf25 homolog isoform X3, with amino-acid sequence MKMADAVKTEDLVDSETPPEVAVDSGVERTGGTEVLKTETSSSEKGESPIQNDPGLLSSMPCLLMELKRDSPESQQASTESEKQISGKAYESDSSNPCMLSPSSSGHLADSDTLSSAEDEVSRIGTSSIAEGGDPNSETGGVTVSGARKSRRSRSESEMSSVVMAAKKNRWQVTGSEKQNGRLAKVKGQRSQKHKERIRLLRQKREAAARKKYNLLQDSSTSDSDLTCDSTTSSSDDDEEEASGSSKTITADIPGCLEGEFTTGDQSICGPLKIKEEINIASSDSEVEIVEVQENARCIHPRGGVIQSISSWKHTPVSQYNSTRQSHLWTAVSTQSNWASPPEVVDLTLDEDARRKYLL